In Cataglyphis hispanica isolate Lineage 1 chromosome 10, ULB_Chis1_1.0, whole genome shotgun sequence, a genomic segment contains:
- the LOC126852283 gene encoding uncharacterized protein LOC126852283 has protein sequence MENVSEKDIITKKTPAKTDYKIQYFFSKIFKLASCIKKNAPTSSVKQTSKLIEKVTKDDCALKEIPTEIEMDKEENKKSIEIETNNIKKLIREHANLSPVLRKAVHDVVIKNKSVINVATDHKLDIELLQLKIDILKNKEKYLRRKIKYEAAVKFVYKKKNKEIAMKRYGVSKKILDIEIARRKHFGKEYQFDRRVKTRNQIVFTFQEEQLLLQVLKMWANDKFRNKSYACVICALERLSRYAYKLAKEYKIQYPENWDEYKRADISWLKEFEMRHSNEIVILLHRSIHKKDSRKNITDKQQLLSLFDEDIKF, from the exons atggaaaatgtatcggagaaagatattattaccAAGAAAACGCCAGCAAAAACAGActacaaaatacaatatttcttttcaaaaatttttaaattagcttcttgcataaaaaaaaatgcaccaACATCTTCAGTTAAACAAACATCGAAGTTAATTGAAAAAGTAACCAAAGATGATTGCGCACTCAAGGAAATACCAACAGAAATAGAAAtggataaagaagaaaataagaaaagtatt GAAATCGAAACAAACAATATCAAGAAACTTATTAGAGAGCATGCTAATTTGAGTCCTGTACTTCGGAAAGCAGTACATGATgttgtaattaaaaacaaatctgTGATAAACGTAGCAACAGATCATAAACttgatatagaattattacaattaaaaatagatattttaaaaaacaaagaaaagtatcttcgaagaaaaataaaatatgaggcagcagtaaaatttgtatataaaaaaaaaaataaagagatcgCTATGAAACGCTATGGAgttagcaaaaaaattttagacataGAAATAGCCCGTCGTAAACATTTCGGAAAAGAATACCAATTTGACAGAAGAGTAAAAACTAGGAATCAAATAGTTTTCACATTCCAGGAAGAGCAATTGCTTTTGCAGGTTTTAAAGATGTGGGCAAAcgataaatttcgaaataaatctTACGCTTGCGTAATTTGTGCATTGGAACGACTGTCAAGATATGCTTACAAACTCGCCaaagaatacaaaatacaatatcCAGAAAATTGGGATGAATATAAAAGAGCGGATATATCCTGGCTGAAAGAATTTGAAATGAGGCACAGTAATGAAATTGTTATTCTTTTGCATCGTTctattcataaaaaagattcaagaaaaaatataactgacAAACAACAACTTCTGTCGCTATTTGATGAAGACATTaagttctaa